One stretch of Qipengyuania gelatinilytica DNA includes these proteins:
- a CDS encoding tetratricopeptide repeat protein, whose translation MTATLLPAFLLLMQVGPDPSAGSMPGLPDELANRPERPGASEPQPQTDTLATCLRIASSDPQAALDRAQAWREEAQTDLEFAQSAHCLGLALVQQGRLDEARRAFEIASGEAPADNLSYSARLAAMAGNAALASGDPEAALPLLDRAGGQALAANDGALAADLRVDLARVLVRLDREEDAALALAEAREADGDDPEAWLLSATLSRRLERLGEAQAQIERAALLNPRNPQVGLEAGVIAAMSGREADARASFQSVIDVAPGSREAERAQRYLDQLAPEEDSFPE comes from the coding sequence GTGACCGCAACCCTCCTTCCCGCCTTTCTCCTGCTGATGCAGGTCGGCCCCGACCCTTCTGCAGGCAGCATGCCCGGCCTGCCCGACGAACTTGCCAACCGTCCCGAGCGGCCCGGAGCTAGCGAGCCGCAGCCCCAGACCGATACGCTGGCCACCTGCCTGCGTATCGCATCCTCCGATCCGCAGGCGGCGCTGGACCGCGCACAGGCTTGGCGCGAGGAGGCACAGACCGATCTCGAATTCGCGCAATCGGCGCATTGCCTCGGCCTTGCACTGGTGCAGCAAGGCCGGCTCGACGAAGCCCGCCGCGCGTTCGAGATCGCCAGCGGCGAGGCTCCAGCCGATAACCTCTCCTATTCCGCACGACTGGCTGCGATGGCCGGTAATGCCGCGCTTGCATCGGGCGATCCCGAAGCCGCGCTGCCGCTGCTCGATCGCGCGGGCGGGCAGGCTCTAGCGGCCAATGACGGGGCGCTGGCCGCCGATCTGCGGGTCGATCTTGCCCGTGTCCTCGTCAGGCTGGACCGCGAGGAAGATGCCGCGCTGGCGCTAGCCGAGGCGCGCGAGGCCGATGGCGACGATCCCGAGGCCTGGCTGCTGTCCGCCACGCTATCGCGCAGGCTGGAACGCCTTGGCGAGGCGCAGGCGCAGATCGAACGCGCGGCGCTGCTCAACCCCCGCAATCCGCAGGTAGGCCTTGAAGCGGGCGTAATCGCCGCCATGTCGGGCCGTGAAGCAGACGCACGCGCAAGCTTCCAGTCGGTGATCGACGTCGCGCCCGGCAGCCGTGAGGCCGAACGCGCCCAGCGTTACCTCGACCAGCTTGCGCCAGAAGAGGACAGCTTTCCCGAATGA
- a CDS encoding M48 family metallopeptidase, whose product MEQSFRTPAQWYDGHNAIRHEGEAVWDGGGSLHLRSFSSEMDVALDDLEYRDHRGGELVYTSKEAPDFRLIVPEDLPPGLAAKLPGKQVYGGWIDKVGLGKASAAFAAVSLAAVALFLTAPEWLGPRVPESWERNLGQAMVGDLGNRLCHTPEGDAALAKLLDAVDLASMQVRAGVANMDMVNAVALPGGQVLLFDGLVQDAETPEELAGVLGHEVGHVRERHVMTALLRQFGLSILLSGANSGLGDTVFGLASMSYSRDAEREADEFARKRMEESNVSPLGAARFFERIGGDSEAEDNSLVGWVASHPAPRERADAFRKAAEGKTFSPVLTAQEFEALKSMCEDDPDVEEFDFLF is encoded by the coding sequence ATGGAACAGAGCTTTCGCACACCTGCCCAGTGGTACGATGGTCACAATGCCATCCGTCATGAAGGAGAGGCGGTTTGGGACGGCGGCGGATCGTTGCACCTGCGCAGTTTCTCCAGCGAAATGGACGTCGCGCTGGACGACCTCGAATATCGCGATCATCGCGGCGGCGAGCTCGTCTATACCAGCAAGGAAGCGCCCGACTTCCGGCTGATCGTGCCCGAAGACCTCCCGCCCGGCCTTGCTGCAAAGCTACCCGGGAAACAGGTCTACGGCGGCTGGATCGACAAGGTCGGCCTAGGCAAGGCATCGGCCGCATTCGCAGCCGTCAGCCTTGCTGCGGTGGCGCTCTTCCTGACCGCGCCCGAATGGCTCGGCCCGCGGGTTCCGGAAAGCTGGGAGCGCAACCTTGGCCAGGCCATGGTTGGCGATCTGGGCAACCGGCTATGTCACACGCCCGAAGGCGACGCCGCGCTCGCCAAGCTTCTCGATGCGGTCGATCTCGCGAGCATGCAGGTCCGTGCAGGCGTCGCCAATATGGACATGGTCAATGCCGTCGCGCTCCCCGGCGGACAGGTGCTGCTGTTCGACGGCCTGGTGCAGGATGCCGAAACGCCCGAGGAGCTGGCCGGCGTGCTCGGCCACGAGGTCGGCCATGTACGCGAGCGCCATGTGATGACAGCACTGCTGCGCCAATTCGGCCTCTCCATCCTGCTTTCGGGAGCCAATTCCGGCCTTGGCGACACGGTCTTCGGATTAGCCTCGATGAGCTATTCGCGCGACGCCGAACGCGAGGCGGACGAATTCGCCCGCAAGCGGATGGAGGAAAGCAATGTCTCGCCGCTGGGTGCAGCGCGCTTTTTCGAGCGCATCGGCGGCGATAGCGAGGCGGAAGACAATTCGCTGGTCGGCTGGGTGGCGAGCCACCCGGCTCCGCGCGAACGCGCCGACGCGTTCCGCAAGGCCGCCGAAGGCAAGACCTTCTCTCCCGTGCTGACGGCGCAGGAATTCGAAGCGCTCAAGTCGATGTGCGAGGATGATCCGGACGTCGAGGAATTCGACTTCCTCTTCTAA
- a CDS encoding alpha/beta hydrolase: MNDIRFHEMADGRRIAFRHAEGRGPTLVFLPGYMSDMDGGKATALFDWAAQNGRACLLLDYSGCGRSSGDFADGTLSKWRGEVLELIDTHVEGEVVVVGSSMGGWLMLLVGKALGTRLAGIVGIAAAPDFTEWGYSDAQKAQMAGGETVYEDNPYGPEPTPTHAGFFADGQAQRLLEGTIAIDAQVRLIHGQRDKDVPWQISQRLADALRSDEVQVTFVKDGDHRLSRPQDIALLKRTIGGLFERSETT, encoded by the coding sequence ATGAACGATATCCGGTTTCACGAAATGGCCGATGGTCGCAGGATCGCCTTCCGCCATGCCGAAGGGCGCGGGCCGACGCTCGTCTTCCTGCCCGGCTACATGTCCGACATGGACGGCGGCAAGGCGACCGCATTGTTCGACTGGGCCGCGCAAAACGGCCGCGCCTGCCTGCTGCTCGACTATTCGGGCTGCGGGCGCAGCAGCGGCGACTTCGCAGACGGCACTCTGTCGAAATGGCGGGGCGAAGTGCTCGAGCTGATCGATACGCATGTCGAAGGCGAGGTCGTTGTCGTCGGCTCATCGATGGGCGGCTGGCTGATGCTCCTGGTCGGCAAGGCCCTCGGGACGAGGCTGGCCGGGATCGTCGGCATCGCCGCCGCACCGGACTTCACCGAATGGGGATATTCGGACGCGCAGAAGGCGCAGATGGCAGGCGGCGAGACGGTCTACGAGGACAATCCCTACGGCCCCGAGCCGACGCCGACGCACGCCGGCTTCTTCGCCGACGGACAGGCCCAGCGCCTGCTTGAAGGCACGATCGCGATCGATGCGCAAGTGCGCCTCATTCACGGCCAGCGCGACAAGGACGTACCTTGGCAAATCAGCCAGCGCCTCGCCGACGCGCTACGTTCGGACGAGGTTCAAGTGACCTTCGTCAAGGACGGCGACCACCGCCTGTCGCGCCCGCAGGACATCGCCCTGCTGAAGCGAACGATCGGCGGACTGTTCGAACGCTCGGAGACCACGTGA
- a CDS encoding helix-turn-helix transcriptional regulator yields MKNRLKVLRAERDWSQQHLADLLEVSRQSVNAIETGRYDPSLPLAFKIADVFDMAIEEIFQRD; encoded by the coding sequence GTGAAGAACCGCCTCAAGGTCCTGCGCGCCGAGCGCGACTGGAGCCAACAGCACCTTGCCGACCTGCTCGAAGTCAGTCGGCAGAGCGTGAATGCGATCGAGACCGGGCGCTACGATCCCTCGCTCCCGCTCGCCTTCAAGATTGCCGATGTTTTCGACATGGCGATCGAGGAAATCTTCCAGCGCGACTAA
- a CDS encoding YjgN family protein has protein sequence MHYEDMQADSAFGFDGNWKDFAKIALPNLLLTIVTLGIYRFWATTRERQYLWSHTRFVDERLEWTGRGIELFVGFLLVALIIGIPFGLISLITNGLIFRGMIEWVGALTLFLFIATYYLTGLARFRALRYRLSRTRWRGIRGGSDDQGFKYGWSYIWKSFVGTMALYLLIPWSMTSLWNERWNKMSFGPYEFEAYADSGNIFARFLLFYLAPIILIVITAVLAVTGYGIGGAIGDEAQALGMELSFVIAMFVWFFVLGLIAAAFYAKFYREVVEKTLWHDLRFSFEASTMDWIKLYLGDFFIVVLTLGLGFVFLNYRHWKFFITHMEASGDILLDELTQSTAKTARHGEGLLDAFDIGAI, from the coding sequence ATGCATTACGAAGACATGCAGGCCGACAGTGCGTTCGGCTTCGACGGCAATTGGAAAGATTTCGCGAAGATCGCATTGCCGAACCTGCTGCTGACGATTGTCACGCTGGGCATCTACCGGTTCTGGGCGACCACGCGCGAGCGCCAGTATCTCTGGTCGCACACCCGCTTCGTCGACGAACGCCTCGAATGGACCGGGAGGGGAATCGAATTGTTCGTCGGTTTCCTGCTCGTTGCCTTGATCATCGGCATTCCCTTCGGCCTGATCAGCCTGATCACGAACGGATTGATCTTTCGCGGGATGATCGAATGGGTGGGCGCGCTGACCCTCTTCCTGTTTATCGCGACCTATTACCTCACCGGCCTCGCCCGCTTTCGCGCCTTGAGGTATCGCCTATCGCGGACACGCTGGCGCGGCATCCGCGGCGGGAGCGACGACCAGGGCTTCAAATATGGCTGGTCCTATATCTGGAAGAGCTTCGTCGGGACCATGGCATTATACCTCCTGATCCCCTGGTCGATGACCAGCCTGTGGAACGAGCGGTGGAACAAGATGAGCTTCGGCCCTTACGAATTCGAAGCCTATGCCGATTCGGGCAATATCTTCGCACGCTTCCTCCTGTTCTATCTCGCACCGATCATATTGATCGTTATCACCGCAGTTCTGGCCGTGACGGGTTACGGCATCGGTGGTGCGATCGGTGACGAAGCACAGGCATTGGGCATGGAGCTCAGCTTCGTCATCGCCATGTTCGTGTGGTTCTTCGTGCTCGGCCTGATCGCCGCGGCCTTTTACGCCAAGTTCTATCGCGAAGTCGTCGAGAAGACCTTGTGGCACGACCTGCGCTTCAGCTTCGAAGCAAGCACGATGGACTGGATCAAGCTTTACCTCGGCGACTTCTTCATCGTCGTGCTGACCCTTGGCCTCGGCTTCGTGTTCCTGAACTACCGCCACTGGAAGTTCTTCATCACCCACATGGAAGCGAGCGGCGACATCCTGCTCGACGAGCTCACCCAGTCGACGGCCAAGACCGCGCGTCATGGCGAGGGCCTGCTCGACGCATTCGATATCGGGGCGATCTAG
- a CDS encoding alkaline phosphatase D family protein: MSLTEPPQSPGMPALDRRSLFKGAAAGAGLVATPLAARTSATGFTHGVASGEPGKDRALLWTRYVAAQDTEIGWQVMEADANRRVVAEGKVTASPANDFCCKAWAEGLEPGKWYYFRFTAPDGSVSDMGRTRTLPEGPTASWRMAVFSCSNIGFGWFNAYRHAAEANEFDCALHLGDYFYEFPQGTYPSDAQTLPGRALLDPQSETVALADYRARYATYRADRDLQRLHQLYPMIAGWDDHESANDSWKDGAQNHQPETEGDWSVRKRAAMKAYREWMPVSDEPWAAYEVGDLATLFRLETRLSARSQQFDYNTLLRGTSSPEEAIARLTAFRDGDYADPAREVLGAGQQAWLAEGLARSGSGGKTWQVLVQQVLMGKLASATSITDTLPDDVPSYVRERVVAGALASRAELPLNMDAWDGYPAARGRLFEAALAADANLVSLAGDTHNAWAFDLAHGGEAVGVEFGGQSVCSPGFENFLPQLPPQAIAGALVQRNPELQWMDASQRGYMAVELTPTRATSEYRFLSSVREKGAGVIATKRLSTLAGARELEAG, encoded by the coding sequence ATGTCTTTGACCGAACCGCCGCAGTCGCCAGGAATGCCCGCGCTGGACAGGCGGTCGCTCTTCAAGGGCGCGGCCGCCGGGGCAGGTCTCGTGGCGACGCCTCTGGCCGCGCGGACATCGGCAACCGGTTTCACGCATGGCGTTGCGAGTGGCGAGCCGGGGAAGGACCGCGCGCTCCTGTGGACGCGCTATGTCGCGGCACAAGACACCGAGATCGGCTGGCAGGTGATGGAGGCCGACGCGAACCGCCGCGTGGTAGCAGAAGGCAAGGTCACCGCCTCGCCTGCCAATGATTTCTGCTGCAAGGCCTGGGCCGAAGGTCTCGAGCCGGGCAAATGGTACTATTTCCGCTTTACCGCGCCCGATGGTTCGGTGTCCGACATGGGCCGCACGCGCACACTGCCCGAGGGGCCGACCGCCAGCTGGCGCATGGCGGTATTCTCCTGCTCGAACATCGGCTTTGGCTGGTTCAATGCCTACCGCCATGCTGCCGAGGCGAACGAGTTCGACTGTGCGCTCCACCTCGGCGACTATTTCTACGAATTTCCGCAAGGCACCTACCCCTCGGATGCACAGACCCTTCCGGGCCGCGCCTTGCTCGATCCGCAATCGGAAACCGTGGCGCTGGCGGATTATCGCGCTCGTTACGCAACCTATCGCGCGGACCGCGATCTCCAGCGTCTCCACCAGCTCTATCCGATGATCGCCGGCTGGGACGACCACGAAAGCGCGAACGACAGCTGGAAGGACGGCGCGCAGAACCACCAGCCCGAAACAGAGGGTGACTGGTCGGTGCGCAAGCGCGCGGCGATGAAGGCCTATCGCGAATGGATGCCGGTATCGGACGAACCTTGGGCGGCCTATGAGGTCGGCGACCTTGCCACGCTCTTTCGTCTCGAAACCCGCCTGTCCGCCCGCTCGCAGCAATTCGACTACAACACGCTCTTGCGCGGAACCTCTTCGCCGGAGGAGGCGATCGCACGGCTGACTGCCTTCCGCGATGGCGACTATGCCGATCCTGCCCGCGAGGTGCTCGGTGCCGGCCAGCAGGCCTGGCTGGCGGAAGGGCTCGCGCGCTCCGGATCGGGCGGCAAGACCTGGCAGGTGCTCGTCCAGCAGGTGCTGATGGGCAAGCTCGCATCGGCTACCTCGATCACCGATACGCTGCCCGACGATGTCCCGTCCTATGTCCGCGAACGGGTTGTCGCTGGCGCCCTGGCCAGCCGCGCGGAGCTGCCGCTCAACATGGATGCATGGGATGGCTACCCCGCCGCGCGCGGTCGCCTGTTCGAGGCGGCTCTCGCCGCGGATGCAAACCTCGTGAGCCTCGCAGGCGACACCCATAATGCCTGGGCCTTCGACCTTGCCCACGGGGGCGAGGCGGTCGGCGTCGAATTCGGCGGGCAGTCCGTGTGTTCACCGGGATTCGAGAATTTCCTGCCGCAACTTCCCCCGCAGGCGATCGCCGGGGCCTTGGTGCAGCGCAATCCCGAACTGCAATGGATGGATGCGTCGCAGCGCGGATACATGGCTGTCGAACTCACGCCCACCCGCGCAACCAGCGAGTACCGCTTCCTTTCGAGCGTGCGCGAAAAGGGCGCCGGGGTGATCGCGACCAAGCGCCTCTCCACCCTCGCCGGCGCGCGCGAGCTGGAAGCGGGTTGA
- a CDS encoding LLM class flavin-dependent oxidoreductase, giving the protein MTAYSILDLVPVREGGTLGEAFEAARDLARAAEEAGCKRYWVAEHHAMEGIAGGATSVVLAHVGNATSTIRIGSGGIMLPNHTPFQIAEQFGTLDALFPGRVDLGLGRAPGAGPELQRALRKDLHRAAEMFPQDVVELMALMAGDGEIHPTPGRGAKPEFWMLGSSLFGAQLAARLGIPYAFASHFAPDHLDSALEVYRRDFRHREVGQKPHVMAAMNLFCADTEEEAQTLATSQMQAFVALRTGKPSRLKPPVEGYRDQLPAPAQAMLAHIGQASAVGTPEQCAEAVRAFVQRTRADEIIFAGPTFDPQARISSLQKAMRALAS; this is encoded by the coding sequence ATGACCGCCTACTCGATCCTCGATCTCGTTCCCGTCCGCGAAGGTGGGACGCTGGGCGAGGCATTCGAGGCGGCGAGAGACCTCGCACGCGCCGCCGAAGAGGCAGGCTGCAAGCGATACTGGGTGGCCGAACATCATGCGATGGAGGGCATCGCGGGCGGCGCGACATCGGTCGTGCTCGCCCATGTCGGCAATGCCACCAGCACCATCCGCATAGGGTCGGGCGGCATCATGCTTCCCAACCACACGCCGTTCCAGATTGCCGAGCAGTTCGGCACGCTCGATGCGCTCTTCCCCGGACGGGTCGACCTCGGCCTCGGCCGCGCTCCGGGAGCGGGGCCCGAATTGCAACGCGCCTTGCGCAAGGACCTGCACCGGGCAGCGGAAATGTTCCCGCAGGATGTCGTCGAGCTGATGGCGCTCATGGCCGGTGACGGCGAGATACACCCGACACCGGGACGCGGGGCAAAGCCCGAATTCTGGATGCTGGGGTCGAGCCTGTTCGGCGCGCAGCTCGCCGCGCGGCTCGGCATTCCCTATGCCTTTGCCAGCCATTTCGCTCCTGACCATCTCGACAGCGCGCTCGAGGTCTATCGCCGCGATTTCCGCCATCGCGAAGTGGGCCAGAAACCGCATGTGATGGCCGCGATGAACCTTTTTTGCGCCGATACGGAGGAAGAGGCGCAAACCCTCGCAACCTCGCAGATGCAGGCCTTCGTCGCCCTGCGCACCGGCAAGCCCTCCAGGCTCAAGCCGCCTGTCGAAGGATATCGCGACCAGTTGCCCGCTCCGGCACAGGCCATGCTCGCCCATATCGGGCAGGCCAGCGCCGTCGGCACGCCGGAGCAATGTGCCGAGGCAGTGCGTGCCTTTGTCCAGCGGACGCGGGCGGACGAGATCATCTTCGCCGGGCCGACCTTCGATCCGCAGGCGCGGATTTCTTCGCTGCAAAAGGCGATGCGCGCTTTGGCCTCCTGA
- the thrS gene encoding threonine--tRNA ligase produces MTELLKISLPDGSVREMEPGSTPADVAAAIGPGLAKAAIAARVDGELRDINRPFDGDAELALVTSRDEEDALELARHDFAHVLAEAVQSLFPGTQITFGPATDDGFYYDVKAPDTREPFSMDDLPAIEEEMRRIIKADKPLTREVWSRQQLIDKWEAEGEVFKAEWARELPEGEELTVYRSGEDWLDMCRGPHLASTGKLDPQAFKLMRVAGAYWRGDQKNAQLTRIYGTGWLNKKQLNAHLTRLEEAAKRDHRKLGREMDLFHLQEEAHGSVFWHPNGYRIWRELEAYMRRKMDGAGYREIKTPQLMDVRQWEQSGHWGKYAENMFAVPDMVPEVDDSGAGAHPSVAKDADWMAIKPMNCPAHVLVFKQGITSYRDLPIRLGEMGCCHRNEPHGALHGLMRVRQFTQDDAHIFCTEDQVVDEVRAFCKLAESVYKDFGFTFSIKLALRPEKRLGSDADWDKAEQELRDAVEEAGMMSEEFGWEELPGEGAFYAPKLEWHLTDAIGRTWQVGTIQGDRVLPERLDASYVGEDGEKHRPVMLHRAIFGSYERFIGILIEHYAGRMPVWLAPTQAVVATIVSDADDYAKEAVAKLEAAGIRVESDLRNEKINYKVREHSHAKVPHLLVVGNREAEEGTVAVRTLGQQHQKVMSLEEAIAMLKAEATPPDLRP; encoded by the coding sequence ATGACGGAACTTTTGAAGATCAGCCTGCCCGATGGTTCGGTGCGCGAAATGGAACCGGGCAGCACGCCTGCCGACGTCGCCGCCGCGATCGGCCCCGGCCTCGCCAAGGCCGCAATTGCCGCGCGCGTCGATGGCGAATTGCGCGACATCAACCGCCCCTTCGATGGCGATGCCGAACTGGCGCTGGTGACGAGCCGCGACGAGGAAGACGCGCTCGAACTCGCTCGCCACGACTTTGCGCACGTGCTGGCCGAGGCCGTCCAATCGCTCTTCCCCGGCACGCAGATCACCTTCGGCCCGGCGACGGACGACGGCTTTTATTACGATGTGAAGGCGCCCGACACGCGCGAGCCGTTCTCCATGGACGACCTCCCCGCGATCGAGGAGGAGATGCGCCGTATCATCAAGGCCGACAAGCCGCTGACGCGCGAGGTCTGGAGCCGCCAGCAGCTGATCGACAAGTGGGAGGCCGAAGGCGAAGTCTTCAAGGCCGAGTGGGCAAGGGAACTTCCCGAGGGCGAAGAGCTGACGGTTTATCGTAGCGGCGAAGACTGGCTCGACATGTGCCGCGGTCCGCACCTTGCCTCGACGGGCAAGCTCGACCCGCAGGCCTTCAAGCTCATGCGCGTCGCCGGTGCCTACTGGCGCGGCGACCAGAAGAATGCGCAGCTCACGCGCATCTACGGCACGGGCTGGCTTAACAAGAAGCAGCTGAATGCGCATCTTACGCGTCTCGAAGAAGCCGCCAAGCGCGACCACCGCAAGCTGGGCCGCGAGATGGATCTCTTCCATCTGCAGGAAGAAGCGCACGGCAGCGTTTTCTGGCACCCCAACGGCTACCGGATCTGGCGCGAGCTCGAAGCCTATATGCGCCGCAAGATGGACGGCGCGGGCTACCGCGAAATCAAGACGCCGCAGCTGATGGACGTGCGCCAGTGGGAGCAATCCGGTCACTGGGGCAAATATGCGGAGAACATGTTCGCCGTGCCGGACATGGTGCCGGAGGTGGACGACAGCGGGGCCGGTGCGCACCCCAGCGTTGCGAAAGACGCCGACTGGATGGCGATCAAGCCGATGAACTGCCCGGCCCACGTGCTGGTCTTCAAGCAGGGCATCACCTCCTACCGCGACCTGCCGATCCGCCTTGGCGAGATGGGCTGCTGCCACCGCAACGAACCGCATGGCGCGCTCCACGGGCTGATGCGCGTGCGCCAGTTCACGCAGGACGACGCACATATTTTCTGCACCGAAGACCAGGTGGTCGACGAGGTTCGTGCCTTCTGCAAGCTCGCCGAGAGCGTCTACAAGGACTTCGGCTTCACCTTCTCCATCAAGCTCGCGCTGCGCCCCGAAAAGCGGCTCGGTTCGGACGCGGACTGGGACAAGGCCGAACAGGAACTGCGCGACGCCGTCGAAGAGGCGGGCATGATGAGCGAGGAATTCGGCTGGGAGGAACTCCCCGGTGAAGGCGCCTTCTACGCGCCCAAGCTCGAATGGCACCTCACCGATGCCATCGGCCGCACCTGGCAGGTCGGCACGATCCAGGGCGACCGCGTGCTGCCCGAACGCCTCGATGCGAGCTATGTCGGCGAAGACGGCGAGAAGCACCGCCCGGTTATGCTGCACCGCGCGATTTTCGGTTCGTATGAGCGCTTCATCGGTATCCTGATCGAGCATTACGCGGGCCGCATGCCCGTATGGCTCGCCCCGACGCAGGCGGTGGTCGCGACCATTGTCTCGGACGCAGACGATTACGCTAAGGAAGCCGTCGCCAAGCTGGAAGCCGCGGGCATCCGCGTGGAAAGCGATCTTCGCAACGAGAAGATCAACTACAAGGTG